One Vigna unguiculata cultivar IT97K-499-35 chromosome 7, ASM411807v1, whole genome shotgun sequence genomic region harbors:
- the LOC114190585 gene encoding transcription factor bHLH157-like isoform X2 yields the protein MPFTMPLTLRNKLKTLCSSSSSVDAWSYAIFWRFHPRNSLLLTVEEAYYEENQEEEISNMHPPVHLLGEGIVGEAAFTGKHSWVHSDGQTHYWNPTGQNICEDDSCLHQQFSSGIKTIVVIPIKALGVIQFGSRNKILERVEFLEQTQSMLTEIDDYMGMFDMLENAVLPLDYDTNELNGMLASISSASPNHPFPSHYKNYEEPMASFQADSSYLGDQLKGIMEAQVVLSDRNNTDVLLRPNSSTDNLIATNPYLGVCDGELSSFDLLEQQLVSSARPQDVADACFMNENAFPTSKVPVQDSALVPLCSMHKGSFQGKLYNSLDNQCSNQSSVVTDVDFSSSSYALRGHSESIEPVDMSEEILKFSSMDDLCHWFGPSSEDSICKAVIALDNNFSESTEFNPTSFDLVGSSSLNDVLVTGLAGYNSNTDGNETSVIMQNTEKGPLDFMEIDFSYEQVDEWWGNTLTPVVSGVTETGFSECISELNSDSLPGTRKRLFSELGIEELLRGGANYNPINSSEFECGLSPNKRQTVVESSSVNGSTIAELMQPLCDLDSTNNLLSKKDTFSKLQAATWVDDSHSINIRKSVQQHPQKPEEPKPTKKRARPGESPRPRPKDRQQIQDCIKELRGIIPNGGKCSIDSLLDRTIRYMLFLQSVLKYSDKLREPSEPKLIERENEVVLEDSGVADSKNCGITWAYEVGHETMLCPIIVEDTSPPGQMLIEMLCEVQGIFLEIIDVIRGFGLNILKAKMERKKNKLWARFIVEANRHVTRIDVFWSLIHLLQQTNTSGIDSSNKNWDAALHANSIKS from the exons ATGCCATTCACAATGCCTCTCACTCTAAGGAATAAGCTCAAGActctttgttcttcttcttcttctgttgATGCTTGGTCTTATGCTATTTTCTGGCGCTTTCATCCACGCAATTCTTT GTTGTTGACAGTGGAAGAAGCATACTATGAAGAGAATCAGGAAGAAGAGATTTCCAACATGCATCCACCGGTCCACTTGCTGGGTGAAGG AATTGTAGGTGAAGCTGCTTTCACGGGTAAACACAGTTGGGTGCACTCAGATGGTCAAACTCATTATTGGAATCCGACTGGGCAAAATATTTGTGAA GATGATTCGTGTTTGCATCAACAGTTTTCCTCCGGAATAAAG ACTATTGTGGTCATACCTATCAAAGCATTAGGAGTGATACAGTTTGGATCCAGAAATAAG ATTTTGGAGAGAGTGGAATTTTTGGAGCAAACACAAAGCATGCTCACGGAAATAGATGATTATATGGGTATGTTTGACATGTTAGAAAATGCAGTTTTACCACTGGACTATGACACTAATGAGTTAAATGGGATGTTAGCTTCCATTTCTTCTGCTAGTCCCAACCACCCTTTCCCTTCTCATTATAAAAACTATGAAGAACCAATGGCTTCATTTCAAGCAGATTCTTCGTATCTTGGTGACCAATTGAAAGGTATCATGGAAGCACAAGTTGTGTTGTCAGATAGGAATAACACTGATGTGCTTCTGAGGCCTAACTCTTCTACGGACAACTTAATTGCCACAAATCCCTATCTTGGTGTGTGTGATGGTGAATTATCTTCTTTTGATTTGTTGGAGCAACAATTAGTTTCCAGTGCAAGGCCACAAGATGTTGCAGATGCGTGTTTTATGAATGAAAATGCATTTCCTACTAGCAAAGTTCCAGTTCAGGATTCGGCATTGGTCCCATTGTGCAGTATGCACAAAGGGTCATTTCAAGGAAAATTGTACAATTCACTGGATAACCAATGTTCAAATCAGTCTAGTGTTGTGACAGATGTTGATTTTTCCTCTAGTTCATATGCACTGCGTGGACACTCTGAGAGCATAGAGCCAGTTGATATGTCAGAAGAAATTTTGAAGTTCAGCTCCATGGATGATCTTTGCCACTGGTTTGGTCCTTCTTCAGAGGATAGCATCTGCAAAGCGGTAATTGCATTGGACAACAACTTTTCTGAATCAACAGAGTTTAACCCCACTTCCTTTGATCTGGTTGGAAGCAGTtctttaaatgatgttttagtaACAGGCCTAGCTGGGTATAATTCAAACACAGATGGGAATGAAACATCTGTGATTATGCAGAACACTGAGAAAGGTCCGTTGGATTTCATGGAAATTGATTTTAGCTATGAACAAGTCGATGAATGGTGGGGGAATACACTTACACCAGTGGTGAGTGGTGTTACAGAGACTGGCTTTTCTGAATGCATATCCGAGTTGAATTCTGATTCTCTGCCAGGCACCCGGAAGAGATTGTTCTCAGAGTTAGGAATTGAAGAGCTTTTGAGAGGTGGAGCAAATTACAATCCAATCAATAGTTCAGAATTTGAGTGTGGATTATCACCCAACAAGAGGCAGACAGTGGTAGAATCTTCATCTGTGAATGGAAGTACAATAGCAGAACTGATGCAACCTCTTTGTGACTTAGACAGCACAAACAATCTTCTAAGCAAGAAAGATACATTCTCAAAACTACAAGCAGCAACTTGGGTTGATGATAGCCATAGCATTAACATTAGAAAGTCTGTTCAACAACATCCTCAAAAGCCCGAGGAACCAAAGCCCACCAAGAAGAGGGCTAGGCCAGGTGAAAGCCCTCGACCAAGGCCAAAAGATCGTCAGCAAATCCAAGACTGTATTAAAGAACTGAGAGGAATCATCCCAAATGGTGGAAAg TGTAGCATTGATTCTTTGTTAGACCGCACCATCAGATATATGCTTTTCTTACAAAGTGTCCTCAAGTATTCAGACAAGCTACGAGAACCAAGTGAGCCGAAG CTTATTGAACGGGAAAATGAAGTGGTTCTAGAAGACAGTGGTGTGGCAGATAGCAAAAACTGTGGCATTACATGGGCATATGAAGTGGGACACGAAACAATGCTATGCCCCATTATCGTTGAGGACACGAGTCCACCAGGCCAAATGCTTATAGAG ATGCTTTGCGAGGTGCAGGGTATATTCCTTGAGATCATTGACGTGATTCGGGGTTTTGGACTGAATATACTGAAAGCCAAGAtggaaagaaagaagaacaaaCTATGGGCACGCTTTATTGTTGAG GCAAACAGACATGTTACGAGGATAGATGTGTTTTGGTCCCTTATCCATCTTCTACAACAGACAAACACCTCCGGCATTGATTCTTCCAACAAGAATTGGGATGCTGCTCTTCATGCCAATAGCATCAAATCCTAG
- the LOC114192011 gene encoding plant UBX domain-containing protein 10 has protein sequence MGDVADKLAYFQAITGLEDADLCTEILAAHDWDLELAISSFTTSVNPTTDTDIPPQPHPNNHVPSAPDLQPLPQPPPGLAWKLITLPVSVVSGSLGLISGAIGLGLWAAGGVLSYSLGLVGLGSAPSSSSSSAPLVSVSAATSEALDFVAAFEREYGSSGPNFVGEGFMDALQRSRNSFKLLFVYLHSPDHPDTPSFCHRTLCSETIAAFVNENFVCWGGSIRASEGFKMSNSLKASRFPFCALVMAATNQRIALLQQVEGPKSSAELLVTLQRVLEESSPVLVAARLDAEERRNNMRLREEQDAAYRAALEADQARERQRREEEERLAREAAEAERKRQEEEEARERAAQEAAEKEAALAKMRQEKAQSLGEEPEKGPDVTQVLVRFPNGERKGRRFHSTATLQSLYDYVDSLGSLEADSYSLVSNFPRVVYGQEKLALSLKEAGLHPQASLFVELSSLE, from the exons ATGGGCGATGTAGCAGATAAATTGGCGTATTTTCAAGCGATAACTGGTTTAGAAGATGCAGACCTCTGCACCGAAATCCTCGCTGCTCACGATTGGGACCTCGAACTCGCAATCTCTTCCTTCACCACTTCCGTAAACCCCACCACCGACACCGATATTCCGCCGCAACCTCACCCTAACAATCATGTCCCCTCCGCACCCGATCTCCAACCCCTACCCCAACCGCCGCCGGGTCTCGCCTGGAAACTCATCACGCTACCCGTTTCCGTTGTTTCCGGCAGTCTAGGCTTGATCTCCGGCGCGATCGGGTTGGGTCTGTGGGCCGCGGGGGGAGTACTCTCCTACTCCCTCGGCCTCGTGGGCCTGGGCTCGGCCCCTTCCTCATCCTCCTCCTCGGCCCCCTTGGTTTCCGTTTCGGCTGCCACTTCCGAGGCCTTGGATTTCGTTGCCGCGTTTGAGAGGGAGTACGGCTCTTCCGGGCCCAATTTCGTCGGCGAGGGGTTCATGGATGCGCTCCAGCGCTCCCGGAATTCCTTCAAGCTTCTCTTTGTTTACTTGCATTCCCCCGATCACCCCGATACGCCGTCGTTTTGCCACAGGACTCTCTGTTCCGAAACCATTGCCGCCTTTGTGAACGAGAATTTTGTTTGCTGGGGTGGCAGCATTCGTGCCAGTGAAGGGTTTAAGATGAGTAACAGCTTGAAAGCCTCCCGCTTTCCCTTTTGTGCTCTCGTCATGGCCGCCACTAATCAGAGGATCGCTCTCCTTCAACAG GTTGAAGGTCCAAAATCCAGTGCGGAGCTGCTAGTGACACTGCAGAGAGTGCTTGAAGAAAGTTCCCCTGTTCTTGTTGCAGCTAGGCTCGATGCAGAAGAAAGACGAAATAATATGCGCTTAAGGGAAGAGCAAGATGCTGCATACAGGGCTGCGCTAGAAGCTGATCAA GCTAGGGAACGTCAgaggagagaagaagaagaacgtCTTGCAAGGGAAGCTGCTGAAGCTGAGAGGAAACGCCAAGAGGAGGAAGAGGCTCGTGAAAGAGCAGCACAAGAAGCTGCAGAGAAAGAAGCTGCATTAGCTAAAATGCGTCAAGAGAAAGCTCAGTCTCTTGGTGAAGAACCTGAAAAAGGACCTGATGTTACACAG GTTCTGGTACGGTTTCCAAATGGTGAACGTAAGGGAAGGAGGTTCCACAGCACCGCGACACTTCAGTCTTTATATGACTATGTTGACTCACTGGGAAGTTTAGAAGCCGACAGTTACAGTCTGGTATCCAATTTTCCACGGGTTGTTTATGGACAAGAAAAACTGGCATTGTCTTTGAAGGAAGCAGGATTGCACCCTCAGGCCAGCTTATTTGTGGAGCTCAGTTCATTAGAATGA
- the LOC114190585 gene encoding uncharacterized protein LOC114190585 isoform X1 — MPFTMPLTLRNKLKTLCSSSSSVDAWSYAIFWRFHPRNSLLLTVEEAYYEENQEEEISNMHPPVHLLGEGIVGEAAFTGKHSWVHSDGQTHYWNPTGQNICEVLLSTVEFVPFISIQLWVALVFCPFITKDFSFFSQDDSCLHQQFSSGIKTIVVIPIKALGVIQFGSRNKILERVEFLEQTQSMLTEIDDYMGMFDMLENAVLPLDYDTNELNGMLASISSASPNHPFPSHYKNYEEPMASFQADSSYLGDQLKGIMEAQVVLSDRNNTDVLLRPNSSTDNLIATNPYLGVCDGELSSFDLLEQQLVSSARPQDVADACFMNENAFPTSKVPVQDSALVPLCSMHKGSFQGKLYNSLDNQCSNQSSVVTDVDFSSSSYALRGHSESIEPVDMSEEILKFSSMDDLCHWFGPSSEDSICKAVIALDNNFSESTEFNPTSFDLVGSSSLNDVLVTGLAGYNSNTDGNETSVIMQNTEKGPLDFMEIDFSYEQVDEWWGNTLTPVVSGVTETGFSECISELNSDSLPGTRKRLFSELGIEELLRGGANYNPINSSEFECGLSPNKRQTVVESSSVNGSTIAELMQPLCDLDSTNNLLSKKDTFSKLQAATWVDDSHSINIRKSVQQHPQKPEEPKPTKKRARPGESPRPRPKDRQQIQDCIKELRGIIPNGGKCSIDSLLDRTIRYMLFLQSVLKYSDKLREPSEPKLIERENEVVLEDSGVADSKNCGITWAYEVGHETMLCPIIVEDTSPPGQMLIEMLCEVQGIFLEIIDVIRGFGLNILKAKMERKKNKLWARFIVEANRHVTRIDVFWSLIHLLQQTNTSGIDSSNKNWDAALHANSIKS, encoded by the exons ATGCCATTCACAATGCCTCTCACTCTAAGGAATAAGCTCAAGActctttgttcttcttcttcttctgttgATGCTTGGTCTTATGCTATTTTCTGGCGCTTTCATCCACGCAATTCTTT GTTGTTGACAGTGGAAGAAGCATACTATGAAGAGAATCAGGAAGAAGAGATTTCCAACATGCATCCACCGGTCCACTTGCTGGGTGAAGG AATTGTAGGTGAAGCTGCTTTCACGGGTAAACACAGTTGGGTGCACTCAGATGGTCAAACTCATTATTGGAATCCGACTGGGCAAAATATTTGTGAAGTATTGCTTTCAACTGTTGAGTTTGTGccatttatttcaattcaacTTTGGGTTGCTCTTGTTTTTTGCCCATTTATCACTaaagatttttctttcttttcacaGGATGATTCGTGTTTGCATCAACAGTTTTCCTCCGGAATAAAG ACTATTGTGGTCATACCTATCAAAGCATTAGGAGTGATACAGTTTGGATCCAGAAATAAG ATTTTGGAGAGAGTGGAATTTTTGGAGCAAACACAAAGCATGCTCACGGAAATAGATGATTATATGGGTATGTTTGACATGTTAGAAAATGCAGTTTTACCACTGGACTATGACACTAATGAGTTAAATGGGATGTTAGCTTCCATTTCTTCTGCTAGTCCCAACCACCCTTTCCCTTCTCATTATAAAAACTATGAAGAACCAATGGCTTCATTTCAAGCAGATTCTTCGTATCTTGGTGACCAATTGAAAGGTATCATGGAAGCACAAGTTGTGTTGTCAGATAGGAATAACACTGATGTGCTTCTGAGGCCTAACTCTTCTACGGACAACTTAATTGCCACAAATCCCTATCTTGGTGTGTGTGATGGTGAATTATCTTCTTTTGATTTGTTGGAGCAACAATTAGTTTCCAGTGCAAGGCCACAAGATGTTGCAGATGCGTGTTTTATGAATGAAAATGCATTTCCTACTAGCAAAGTTCCAGTTCAGGATTCGGCATTGGTCCCATTGTGCAGTATGCACAAAGGGTCATTTCAAGGAAAATTGTACAATTCACTGGATAACCAATGTTCAAATCAGTCTAGTGTTGTGACAGATGTTGATTTTTCCTCTAGTTCATATGCACTGCGTGGACACTCTGAGAGCATAGAGCCAGTTGATATGTCAGAAGAAATTTTGAAGTTCAGCTCCATGGATGATCTTTGCCACTGGTTTGGTCCTTCTTCAGAGGATAGCATCTGCAAAGCGGTAATTGCATTGGACAACAACTTTTCTGAATCAACAGAGTTTAACCCCACTTCCTTTGATCTGGTTGGAAGCAGTtctttaaatgatgttttagtaACAGGCCTAGCTGGGTATAATTCAAACACAGATGGGAATGAAACATCTGTGATTATGCAGAACACTGAGAAAGGTCCGTTGGATTTCATGGAAATTGATTTTAGCTATGAACAAGTCGATGAATGGTGGGGGAATACACTTACACCAGTGGTGAGTGGTGTTACAGAGACTGGCTTTTCTGAATGCATATCCGAGTTGAATTCTGATTCTCTGCCAGGCACCCGGAAGAGATTGTTCTCAGAGTTAGGAATTGAAGAGCTTTTGAGAGGTGGAGCAAATTACAATCCAATCAATAGTTCAGAATTTGAGTGTGGATTATCACCCAACAAGAGGCAGACAGTGGTAGAATCTTCATCTGTGAATGGAAGTACAATAGCAGAACTGATGCAACCTCTTTGTGACTTAGACAGCACAAACAATCTTCTAAGCAAGAAAGATACATTCTCAAAACTACAAGCAGCAACTTGGGTTGATGATAGCCATAGCATTAACATTAGAAAGTCTGTTCAACAACATCCTCAAAAGCCCGAGGAACCAAAGCCCACCAAGAAGAGGGCTAGGCCAGGTGAAAGCCCTCGACCAAGGCCAAAAGATCGTCAGCAAATCCAAGACTGTATTAAAGAACTGAGAGGAATCATCCCAAATGGTGGAAAg TGTAGCATTGATTCTTTGTTAGACCGCACCATCAGATATATGCTTTTCTTACAAAGTGTCCTCAAGTATTCAGACAAGCTACGAGAACCAAGTGAGCCGAAG CTTATTGAACGGGAAAATGAAGTGGTTCTAGAAGACAGTGGTGTGGCAGATAGCAAAAACTGTGGCATTACATGGGCATATGAAGTGGGACACGAAACAATGCTATGCCCCATTATCGTTGAGGACACGAGTCCACCAGGCCAAATGCTTATAGAG ATGCTTTGCGAGGTGCAGGGTATATTCCTTGAGATCATTGACGTGATTCGGGGTTTTGGACTGAATATACTGAAAGCCAAGAtggaaagaaagaagaacaaaCTATGGGCACGCTTTATTGTTGAG GCAAACAGACATGTTACGAGGATAGATGTGTTTTGGTCCCTTATCCATCTTCTACAACAGACAAACACCTCCGGCATTGATTCTTCCAACAAGAATTGGGATGCTGCTCTTCATGCCAATAGCATCAAATCCTAG
- the LOC114190892 gene encoding protein yippee-like At4g27745, whose protein sequence is MEEVIGARLYCCSNCRNHVALHDDVISKAFQGKSGRAFLFGHALNISVGSKEDRELMTGLHTVADVYCSDCHQVLGWKYERAYEESQKYKEGKFVLEKAKIVRENC, encoded by the exons ATGGAGGAAGTGATTGGAGCCAGATTGTACTGTTGCTCTAATTGTAGAAACCATGTTGCTCTTCACGATGATGTGATTTCTAAGGCTTTTCAG GGGAAAAGTGGAAGAGCTTTTCTGTTTGGTCATGCATTGAATATTAGTGTGGGATCAAAAGAAGACAGAGAACTAATGACTGGTCTTCACACTGTGGCTGATGTCTACTGTTCTGACTGCCATCAAGTTCTTGGTTGGAAGTATGAGAGAGCCTATGAGGAATCTCAGAAGTACAAAGAAGGAAAGTTTGTTCTTGAGAAGGCTAAAATTGTCAGGGAAAACTGCTAG
- the LOC114190535 gene encoding aluminum-activated malate transporter 10 — MACGKEVAKEVEWRIKVEEEEEEDTLKRRVVGCMWAATAGVALKVWRFVKKAWELGVNDPRKFIHCLKVGIALSLVSLFYYWKPLYDGVGGNAMWAVMTVVVVFEYTAGATISKTVNRMCGTSLAGFLGIGVHWVASRAGEQFEPIIIGISLFLLASAATFSRFIPTIKARFDYGAMIFILTFCLVSISGYRVDELLAMAQYRMFTIIIGSILCIIVSVTIRPIWAGFELFVLVTGNLDKLANSLQCCVAQYFDGSETSDEESDNKVSEKELLGYKCVLSSKATEEAMANLARWEPGHGRFNFRHPWRQYVKIGASMRSCASCLDALIGCINSDNKASDEMKNNMRSISMKVGANSASVIRELATTMRNLTKSSKLDILVTEMNCAAQELRSLLSSYPNLVNASSHNAKCSAQTETTTSSDIPQAAKIEIPLMQIIQVITVASLLIEIVARVEGIVETVEELSDLANFRPEMCVKSKQHSPDNKISPDQQINEETERTLQMV, encoded by the exons ATGGCTTGTGGCAAggaagtggcaaaagaagtagaaTGGAGGATCaaggtagaagaagaagaagaagaagacacattGAAGAGAAGAGTGGTTGGTTGCATGTGGGCAGCTACAGCAGGTGTGGCTTTGAAGGTGTGGAGGTTTGTGAAGAAAGCTTGGGAATTGGGTGTGAATGACCCAAGAAAATTCATCCATTGCTTGAAAGTAGGGATTGCTCTTTCACTTGTGTCGCTCTTCTACTATTGGAAGCCTTTGTATGATGGCGTTGGAGGAAATGCTATGTGGGCTGTGATGACAGTGGTTGTGGTGTTTGAATACACAGCCG GTGCAACGATATCTAAAACTGTTAATCGAATGTGTGGAACTTCCCTTGCTGGATTTCTGGGCATTGGTGTACATTGGGTAGCTAGTAGAGCAGGAGAACAATTTGAACCAATAATTATAGGAATCTCTCTATTTCTTTTAG CTTCGGCAGCAACATTCTCGAGATTCATCCCCACCATAAAGGCTCGTTTTGATTATGGTGCTATGATATTCATCCTCACTTTCTGTCTGGTTTCAATATCGGGTTATCGGGTTGATGAGTTGCTGGCTATGGCACAGTACAGAATGTTCACCATTATCATTGGCAGCATATTGTGCATAATTGTCAGCGTCACCATTCGTCCCATCTGGGCTGGTTTTGAACTCTTTGTTCTTGTCACTGGGAACCTCGACAAACTGGCCAACTCCTTACAAT GTTGTGTGGCTCAGTACTTTGATGGCAGTGAAACCTCGGATGAAGAAAGTGATAATAAGGTGTCTGAGAAAGAGTTGCTAGGCTACAAGTGTGTGCTAAGTTCCAAAGCAACAGAAGAAGCTATG GCAAACTTGGCTAGATGGGAGCCTGGCCATGGTCGCTTCAACTTTCGTCATCCATGGAGGCAATATGTTAAAATTGGAGCATCAATGCGTAGTTGTGCTTCTTGCTTAGATGCTCTCATTGGTTGCATAAACTCAGACAATAAG GCTTCGGATGAGATGAAGAACAATATGAGAAGCATCTCTATGAAAGTGGGTGCCAACTCTGCGAGTGTCATAAGAGAGTTAGCAACTACGATGAGGAACTTGACAAAATCCTCTAAACTTGATATTCTGGTTACAGAGATGAACTGTGCTGCACAAGAGCTTCGAAGTTTACTAAGTTCTTATCCAAACTTGGTTAATGCATCGTCACATAATGCAAAATGTAGTGCACAAACAGAAACAACAACTTCATCTGATATTCCTCAAGCTGCAAAAATAGAAATCCCACTTATGCAAATTATTCAAGTTATAACAGTGGCTTCTTTGCTTATTGAAATTGTGGCACGTGTGGAAGGCATTGTGGAAACTGTGGAAGAATTATCAGATTTGGCTAATTTTCGACCAGAAATGTGTGTGAAATCTAAACAACATTCACCAGATAACAAGATCTCCCCAGACCAACAAATTAACGAGGAAACAGAGAGAACACTACAAATGGTGTGA
- the LOC114190809 gene encoding mavicyanin-like, whose amino-acid sequence MANLSSPNRMLAFLFLTLVQIQSKVFCYQYKVGDLDAWGTPTSSNPQLYKKWSTHQNLTIGDSLLFLYPPSQDSVIQVTEESFVKCNIKDPILYMNNGNSLFNITSKGQFYFTSGVAGHCQKNQKLHIAVGEGIISENVDSADAAPASAPSYPTVFGNIPVAASTSTPATSTSSQLTSTFQVLIIGFLISAFFSSLCEY is encoded by the exons ATGGCCAATCTTTCAAGTCCCAACAGAATGTTGGCGTTTCTCTTCCTCACATTGGTCCAAATCCAAAGCAAGGTTTTTTGCTACCAATACAAAGTTGGAGATCTTGATGCTTGGGGCACACCCACCTCATCAAATCCACAACTCTACAAAAAATGGTCCACGCATCAAAATCTCACAATCGGAGATTCCCTTC TGTTTCTGTACCCACCAAGCCAAGATTCAGTGATTCAAGTCACCGAAGAATCCTTCGTGAAGTGCAACATCAAAGACCCTATCTTGTACATGAACAATGGCAACTCCTTGTTTAACATTACATCAAAGGGCCAATTCTACTTCACTAGTGGTGTGGCTGGCCATTGCCAGAAGAATCAGAAGCTTCATATAGCTGTAGGTGAAGGAATAATCTCAGAAAATGTTGATTCTGCAGATGCTGCTCCTGCATCTGCACCCTCTTATCCCACAGTATTTGGCAATATTCCTGTAGCTGCTTCTACCTCAACACCAGCAACCTCAACCTCATCTCAACTCACTTCAACCTTTCAAGTTCTCATCATTGGATTTCTGATATCTGCATTCTTTTCTTCCTTATGTGAGTATTAG